A DNA window from Alicyclobacillus vulcanalis contains the following coding sequences:
- the cymR gene encoding cysteine metabolism transcriptional regulator CymR yields the protein MKISTKGRYGLMLLVDLAEQQSHEPISLKSIAERNNLSEHYLEQLIAPLRNGGFVRSIRGAYGGYVLARHPREIVIEDVLLALEGPITIVDEDVDDGLQALWDRLRSAIHDVLSSMTLQDLVELRQGSSQGYMYYI from the coding sequence ATGAAGATCTCGACGAAGGGGCGCTACGGCCTGATGCTTCTGGTGGATCTCGCGGAGCAGCAGAGCCATGAGCCCATTTCGCTGAAATCGATCGCGGAGCGCAACAACTTGTCCGAACACTATCTCGAGCAGCTCATCGCTCCGCTTCGCAACGGCGGCTTCGTTCGGAGCATTCGGGGAGCCTACGGTGGATACGTGCTCGCGCGGCATCCACGGGAGATTGTCATTGAGGACGTACTTCTCGCCCTCGAGGGGCCCATCACCATCGTCGACGAAGACGTCGACGATGGCCTTCAGGCGCTGTGGGACAGGCTGCGAAGCGCCATCCATGACGTCCTGTCGTCCATGACCCTGCAGGATCTCGTCGAGCTGCGCCAGGGGTCGTCTCAAGGCTACATGTACTACATTTGA
- a CDS encoding replication-associated recombination protein A has product MDLFSLASEHEAEREAPLAYRMRPRSLDEMVGHEKLVGRNGVLRKMIERDRLMSIILYGPPGTGKTTIAEVIARQTKARFIPLNAVTSGIADVRKAVDAAREERDLYGRRTVVFLDEIHRFNKSQQNALLPHVEAGLISLVGATTENPYFDVNAALLSRSHVFRLEPLSPEDVGRLLDMAVADEERGLGRMRVKLDENARRILIQQARGDARRALNLLELAAFAARVGPDGETEIGAEEVEVALEASGGPRYDRAGDDHYDTISAFIKSVRGSDVNAAMLWLAKMLAGGEDPAFIARRLMILAAEDVGMADPNALCIAVSGWQAAMAIGMPEARIVLAEVTAYLAKAPKSNHAYRAINLAMEDVRAGLPLEVPLHLRSTAYQGAKALGHGEGYLYPHDYPGHYVEQNYWPVGVEPRVYYREGDDDHEDLDEGALRPDASGGSRGAAEP; this is encoded by the coding sequence ATGGATTTGTTTTCACTTGCTTCGGAACACGAAGCAGAGCGCGAAGCGCCGCTTGCCTATCGCATGCGGCCGAGATCGCTCGACGAGATGGTGGGGCACGAGAAACTCGTCGGGCGAAACGGCGTGCTGCGCAAGATGATCGAGCGGGATCGGTTGATGTCGATCATCCTCTATGGACCGCCTGGGACGGGCAAAACCACCATCGCCGAGGTCATCGCCCGCCAGACCAAGGCGCGGTTCATCCCTTTGAATGCGGTCACCTCGGGCATTGCGGACGTGCGCAAGGCGGTGGATGCGGCCCGCGAGGAGCGGGATCTGTACGGGAGGCGGACGGTCGTCTTTTTGGACGAGATCCATCGGTTCAACAAGAGCCAGCAAAACGCGCTCCTGCCGCACGTGGAGGCCGGGTTGATCTCGCTCGTCGGCGCCACGACAGAGAACCCGTACTTCGACGTGAACGCCGCCTTGCTGTCGCGATCGCACGTGTTTCGGCTCGAACCGCTTTCGCCGGAGGACGTCGGGCGGCTCCTCGACATGGCTGTCGCGGACGAGGAGCGCGGCCTCGGCCGCATGCGCGTCAAGCTGGACGAAAACGCGCGGAGGATCCTCATTCAACAGGCGCGCGGAGACGCCCGGCGCGCTCTGAACCTGCTTGAGCTTGCGGCGTTTGCCGCGAGGGTGGGCCCCGACGGCGAGACGGAAATTGGCGCGGAAGAAGTGGAAGTGGCGCTCGAGGCGTCGGGTGGGCCGCGCTATGACCGCGCAGGGGACGACCATTACGACACCATCTCGGCGTTCATCAAGTCCGTGCGCGGATCGGACGTGAACGCGGCGATGCTGTGGCTCGCCAAGATGCTGGCGGGAGGCGAGGATCCCGCCTTCATCGCGCGAAGGCTCATGATCCTCGCCGCGGAAGACGTCGGCATGGCGGATCCCAACGCGCTTTGCATCGCCGTGAGCGGTTGGCAGGCGGCGATGGCCATCGGGATGCCCGAGGCGCGCATCGTGCTCGCGGAGGTCACCGCGTACCTTGCGAAGGCGCCGAAGTCGAACCACGCCTACAGGGCCATCAATCTGGCGATGGAGGATGTCCGGGCCGGGTTGCCGCTCGAGGTGCCGCTTCACCTTCGGAGCACGGCCTACCAGGGCGCGAAGGCCCTGGGCCACGGGGAAGGCTACCTGTATCCGCACGATTATCCGGGTCATTACGTCGAGCAAAACTATTGGCCCGTCGGCGTCGAGCCGCGCGTGTACTACCGGGAAGGAGACGATGACCATGAAGATCTCGACGAAGGGGCGCTACGGCCTGATGCTTCTGGTGGATCTCGCGGAGCAGCAGAGCCATGA
- a CDS encoding class I adenylate-forming enzyme family protein → MGRPPGRDTADAREKGDANLMFCLHDWLRQHAMERPDHEAVRFLGHTLTYRELDAYASAFALMLQDLGLAQGDVIALYMPNLPHFLIAKFGAERLGVAVSPVSPLAKAWELEYQLQDVGAKAVICDEQLLDVAGAVCEKLGVLHLLTASASDFSNPSGAPAGASVTRAEGRPLLPLLSARLGRDIAVRINPNDTSLIMYTSGSTGMPKGAMLTYANAAYKANAVVQASGMTAADVVLGVMPLCHIAGLLMGACATVRAGATLVLFPKFDAEWVMEAIQRHRVTLMYTITPMNLAILQHPKAGATDFSSLRLNPCTSFGVPVTDRVAADWKALTGALLYEAAYGLTETHTADTQMPLHAIRYGTHGKPIPGTQIRIAPLDDPTGELGPGEEGEIWIRSPGVMKGYLHRDDATREAIQNGFLRTGDIGLMDDEGYLVFRGRKKEMIKCSGYSVFPEEVEHWLARHEAIRQVAVIGVPDPQKGEVVKAFVVLEPSHIGRVTEADIIAWSRDRLAHYKCPRHVEFRESLPATGTGKIMRRVLAEEEAAKRTGAR, encoded by the coding sequence ATGGGGCGACCGCCTGGACGAGACACGGCGGACGCGCGCGAAAAGGGGGACGCGAACCTGATGTTCTGCCTGCACGATTGGCTTCGTCAGCATGCCATGGAACGGCCTGATCACGAAGCGGTGCGTTTTCTCGGACACACGCTCACGTATCGCGAACTGGACGCCTATGCATCGGCCTTCGCGCTGATGTTACAGGATCTTGGACTCGCGCAAGGCGATGTCATCGCCCTCTACATGCCCAATCTGCCTCACTTTCTCATCGCGAAGTTTGGCGCCGAACGCCTGGGCGTGGCCGTGTCTCCGGTGAGCCCGCTCGCCAAGGCGTGGGAGCTCGAGTATCAGCTGCAGGATGTCGGAGCTAAGGCCGTCATCTGTGATGAGCAACTCCTGGACGTCGCAGGCGCGGTCTGCGAAAAGTTGGGCGTTTTGCACCTCTTGACGGCTTCTGCGTCTGACTTTTCGAACCCTTCCGGAGCGCCCGCGGGTGCGTCGGTCACGCGGGCCGAAGGGCGCCCGTTGCTTCCGCTTCTCAGCGCTCGGCTGGGGCGCGACATCGCGGTGCGGATCAACCCGAACGACACGAGCCTCATCATGTACACGTCCGGTTCGACCGGCATGCCCAAAGGTGCGATGCTCACGTATGCGAATGCGGCCTACAAAGCCAACGCCGTGGTCCAAGCGTCGGGGATGACGGCGGCGGATGTGGTGCTCGGGGTCATGCCGCTTTGCCACATCGCTGGTCTCCTTATGGGGGCGTGTGCGACCGTTCGAGCTGGCGCCACCCTGGTTTTGTTTCCGAAATTCGACGCAGAGTGGGTCATGGAGGCGATTCAGCGCCATCGCGTCACACTGATGTACACCATCACGCCGATGAACCTCGCCATCCTTCAACATCCGAAGGCGGGCGCGACGGATTTTTCGAGTCTGCGCCTCAACCCGTGTACGAGCTTCGGTGTTCCTGTGACGGATCGCGTCGCAGCCGATTGGAAAGCGCTTACGGGCGCGCTTCTGTACGAGGCCGCCTACGGGCTGACCGAGACCCACACGGCGGACACGCAAATGCCGCTTCACGCCATCCGTTACGGGACACACGGGAAGCCGATTCCAGGTACGCAGATTCGCATCGCGCCGCTGGATGATCCCACTGGCGAGCTCGGGCCTGGCGAAGAGGGCGAGATCTGGATTCGGAGTCCGGGCGTCATGAAGGGGTATCTCCACCGAGACGACGCGACACGCGAGGCGATTCAGAATGGCTTCTTGCGCACCGGCGACATCGGGCTGATGGACGACGAAGGATACCTCGTCTTTCGAGGGCGAAAGAAAGAGATGATCAAGTGCTCGGGATACAGCGTCTTCCCTGAGGAAGTCGAGCACTGGCTGGCTCGCCACGAGGCCATCCGCCAGGTGGCGGTCATCGGGGTGCCGGACCCGCAAAAAGGGGAGGTCGTGAAGGCGTTTGTCGTCTTGGAGCCGTCGCACATCGGGCGGGTGACCGAGGCGGACATCATCGCCTGGAGCCGCGATCGCCTGGCACATTACAAGTGTCCGCGCCACGTCGAGTTTCGCGAGTCGCTGCCGGCGACAGGGACCGGCAAAATCATGCGCCGGGTCCTGGCCGAAGAAGAGGCTGCAAAGCGCACGGGAGCGCGATAG
- the aspS gene encoding aspartate--tRNA ligase codes for MVEEKQIAASRWRTHWVADTVRVEPQSEVRLAGWVQRRRDLGSVVFVDLRDRSGIVQLVFDRGRGTSEEAMEVADRLRSEYVVVVDGTVAKRDPDTVNPKIETGQIEVVVRHARIESSAKTPPFYIEDGIQVEEPVRLRYRYLDLRRPEMQRIFALRHQAIRAFRRYLDDRGFLEIETPMLTKSTPEGARDYLVPSRLQPGEFYALPQSPQIFKQLLMVAGFERYYQVARCFRDEDLRADRQPEFTQLDIETSFLPKEELMSMMEEMMASVFKEVAGIDVPRPFLRLPYQEAMDKYGSDKPDLRFGMEMADLADLFEGTSFRVFADVLEKGGVIRALVAPGCASYSRKQTDDLVAFVKPYGLGGLAYVAVQEDGFKSSIAKFFTDDIFRRIAERAGAKPGDLVLIGAGPRDTVLPALGALRLHLGAELGLIDESQFRFAWVTDFPLLSWGEEEKRWVAEHHPFTMPREEDIPLLDTDPGRVRAQAYDMVLNGYEIGGGSMRIYRRDVQEKMFAALGFSPEEAQEKFGFLLNAFEYGTPPHGGIAFGLDRIIMLLTGAKSLRDVIAFPKTASGTDLMVDAPSEVSEAQLEVLHLRVRKTKD; via the coding sequence GTGGTGGAGGAGAAGCAAATCGCGGCGTCGCGCTGGCGGACCCATTGGGTCGCGGATACGGTTCGTGTCGAACCGCAATCGGAGGTGCGCCTGGCCGGCTGGGTGCAGCGGCGGCGCGATCTCGGCAGTGTGGTGTTTGTCGACCTACGGGATCGCTCCGGCATCGTGCAGCTCGTGTTCGATCGCGGCCGCGGCACGTCCGAGGAGGCGATGGAGGTCGCCGACCGGCTGCGGAGCGAGTACGTCGTCGTCGTCGATGGAACGGTGGCAAAGCGCGATCCAGACACCGTCAATCCGAAGATTGAGACGGGTCAGATCGAAGTGGTCGTCAGGCACGCGCGCATCGAGAGTTCGGCGAAGACGCCGCCCTTTTACATCGAGGACGGCATTCAGGTCGAAGAACCGGTGCGGCTTCGCTACCGCTACCTGGATCTGCGCCGCCCCGAGATGCAGCGCATCTTCGCGCTTCGCCACCAGGCCATCCGCGCCTTCCGCAGGTACCTGGACGATCGCGGCTTTCTCGAGATCGAGACGCCGATGTTGACCAAGTCGACACCGGAGGGGGCGCGCGATTACCTGGTTCCGAGCCGTTTGCAGCCTGGGGAATTTTACGCACTTCCTCAGTCGCCGCAGATCTTCAAGCAGTTGCTCATGGTGGCCGGCTTTGAGCGGTATTACCAGGTGGCGCGGTGCTTCCGCGACGAGGACCTGCGGGCGGATCGGCAACCGGAATTTACGCAGCTCGACATCGAGACCTCGTTTCTCCCGAAGGAGGAGCTCATGTCGATGATGGAGGAGATGATGGCCTCCGTCTTCAAGGAAGTCGCGGGCATCGACGTGCCTCGGCCCTTCTTGCGCCTCCCATACCAAGAAGCGATGGACAAATACGGATCGGACAAGCCGGACCTTCGTTTCGGCATGGAGATGGCCGATCTCGCCGATCTGTTCGAAGGCACGAGTTTCCGGGTCTTCGCGGACGTCTTGGAAAAAGGCGGCGTGATTCGGGCGCTCGTCGCGCCAGGATGTGCCTCGTACAGCCGCAAGCAGACGGACGATCTCGTCGCGTTCGTCAAGCCGTATGGGCTCGGCGGTCTCGCGTACGTCGCGGTGCAAGAGGATGGGTTTAAGTCGTCCATCGCGAAGTTCTTCACGGACGACATCTTCCGCCGCATCGCGGAACGCGCGGGCGCCAAACCCGGGGACCTGGTGTTGATTGGTGCAGGGCCGCGTGACACGGTGCTCCCGGCGCTGGGTGCGCTCCGGCTGCACCTTGGGGCGGAGCTTGGGCTCATCGACGAGTCCCAATTTCGCTTCGCATGGGTGACCGATTTTCCGCTTCTCTCCTGGGGCGAAGAGGAAAAGCGCTGGGTGGCGGAGCACCACCCATTCACCATGCCGCGGGAGGAGGACATCCCGCTCCTGGATACGGATCCAGGCCGCGTGCGGGCACAGGCGTACGACATGGTCCTGAACGGCTACGAGATTGGCGGCGGGTCGATGCGCATTTACCGCCGCGACGTGCAGGAGAAGATGTTTGCGGCGCTCGGTTTTTCACCGGAAGAGGCGCAGGAGAAGTTTGGCTTCCTGCTCAATGCGTTTGAGTATGGCACGCCGCCGCACGGGGGCATTGCGTTCGGGCTGGACCGCATCATCATGTTGCTGACCGGGGCAAAGTCGCTTCGCGACGTGATCGCGTTTCCGAAGACGGCGAGCGGCACAGATCTCATGGTGGATGCGCCGAGCGAAGTCTCCGAGGCACAGCTTGAGGTGCTTCACCTGCGGGTGCGAAAAACGAAAGACTGA
- the hisS gene encoding histidine--tRNA ligase — MEIRRPRGTQDILPGAVEAWQALEAVVRDVFDRANYEEIRTPIFEHTELFERGVGETTDIVSKEMYTFLDRGGRSVTLRPEGTAGVVRAYVENKLYGQGQLTKVYYLGPMFRYEKPQRGRLRQLHQVGVEVLGSELPAIDAEVIELGYSLLKRLGMRDMTVELNSVGCSVCRPRHREKMIERLLPHKDELCGDCQVRLDKNPLRLFDCKNESCQQVLREAHVPYIVDELCDECRSHLQAVEGYLRAMDVPYRLEKSLVRGLDYYTRTAWEITVPHFSTVLGGGRYNGLVAELGGPEIPGIGFAAGMDRVIQVLEEQGVSLGAKTPLDAFICVADETAEHTAMAVLASLRRLGVRCDRDYQGRSLKSQFKQADRAQARFAVVIGESELAKGAATVKHLATGEQRDVPFGQLADRIREGGWS; from the coding sequence GTGGAGATTCGGCGGCCAAGGGGCACGCAAGACATCTTGCCAGGCGCCGTAGAGGCCTGGCAGGCGCTCGAAGCTGTCGTCCGAGACGTGTTTGACCGCGCGAATTACGAGGAAATTCGCACGCCCATTTTTGAGCACACTGAACTGTTTGAGCGCGGCGTCGGGGAGACAACAGACATCGTATCGAAAGAAATGTACACCTTTCTCGATCGCGGCGGCCGCAGCGTCACGCTGCGCCCAGAGGGCACGGCCGGCGTCGTCCGGGCTTACGTGGAAAACAAGCTCTACGGGCAGGGCCAGTTGACCAAAGTGTACTATCTTGGCCCCATGTTCCGGTACGAAAAACCTCAGCGCGGGCGGTTGCGCCAGCTTCACCAGGTGGGGGTGGAGGTCCTCGGGTCTGAACTCCCGGCCATCGACGCCGAAGTCATTGAACTCGGTTACTCGCTTCTCAAGCGCCTCGGGATGCGCGACATGACCGTGGAGTTGAACTCCGTCGGTTGCAGCGTCTGCCGGCCTCGCCACCGCGAGAAGATGATCGAGCGCCTGCTTCCGCACAAGGACGAGCTCTGCGGCGACTGCCAGGTGCGCTTGGACAAGAATCCGCTCCGCCTCTTTGACTGCAAGAACGAATCGTGTCAACAGGTGCTGCGCGAGGCGCATGTCCCGTACATCGTGGACGAGCTGTGCGACGAATGCCGCAGCCACCTGCAGGCCGTCGAGGGATATTTGCGGGCGATGGACGTGCCGTATCGCCTGGAGAAGTCGCTGGTTCGCGGCCTCGACTACTATACGCGGACGGCGTGGGAGATCACGGTGCCTCACTTCTCCACGGTGCTCGGCGGCGGCCGGTACAACGGCCTGGTGGCAGAGCTCGGCGGGCCCGAGATCCCCGGCATCGGCTTTGCGGCCGGCATGGACCGCGTCATCCAGGTGCTTGAAGAGCAAGGGGTCTCCCTCGGCGCCAAAACGCCGCTCGACGCGTTCATTTGTGTCGCCGACGAGACCGCTGAGCACACGGCCATGGCCGTGCTCGCGTCGCTTCGCCGGCTCGGTGTGCGCTGCGATCGCGACTATCAAGGCCGCAGCCTCAAGTCCCAGTTCAAGCAGGCTGACCGGGCGCAGGCGCGATTTGCGGTCGTGATCGGCGAGAGTGAGCTCGCCAAGGGCGCTGCCACCGTCAAGCACCTGGCGACGGGTGAGCAGCGCGATGTGCCATTCGGACAGTTGGCGGATCGGATTCGCGAAGGAGGATGGTCGTAA
- a CDS encoding glutamate-1-semialdehyde 2,1-aminomutase, whose amino-acid sequence MERRQSEIWFARAQQVILGGVNSPSRSYKSVGGGTPVVMVRGEGPYLFDADGNRYIDYLAGYGPSILGHAHPAITRAIQEAATDGVLYGTPTPYEVEFAEMLRNAIPDLERIRFVNSGTEAVMTCIRVARAFTGRTKVLKFAGCYHGHSDAMLVAAGSGPSSIGVPDSAGVTRNVASEIVTVPFNDRAALKQALAAHGDELAAILVEPIVGNFGIVPPVDDRYLADVIDLGHEVGALVIFDEVITAFRFHYGSAAQLYGVHPDLYALGKIIGGGLPIGAYGGRRDVMEQVAPLGPAYQAGTMAGNPLSMRTGMACLRALADPRVYDEMARRAAYLVDAAECAARASGIDIVVNRVGGAFTIYFGRDPVRDYDAATRTDSQRFARFFHLLSDRGILIAPSKYEAWFVSAVHSDKDVEETAEALEEVFHALRQEA is encoded by the coding sequence ATGGAACGACGGCAATCCGAAATCTGGTTCGCACGAGCGCAGCAAGTCATTCTCGGAGGCGTGAATAGCCCGTCGAGATCGTACAAATCCGTCGGCGGCGGCACGCCTGTGGTCATGGTCCGCGGAGAGGGCCCGTACCTGTTCGACGCGGATGGGAATCGCTACATCGACTATCTCGCGGGCTACGGGCCCTCCATCCTCGGCCACGCGCATCCGGCGATCACCCGCGCCATCCAAGAGGCGGCGACCGATGGCGTCCTGTACGGCACGCCGACGCCGTATGAGGTGGAGTTCGCGGAGATGTTGCGCAATGCCATTCCCGACCTGGAGCGCATTCGATTCGTCAACTCAGGCACGGAGGCCGTGATGACCTGCATTCGCGTCGCGCGCGCGTTCACGGGTCGCACCAAGGTGCTGAAATTCGCCGGATGCTACCATGGGCACTCCGACGCCATGCTCGTGGCGGCAGGAAGCGGTCCGTCGTCGATCGGCGTGCCCGACAGCGCGGGCGTCACGCGCAACGTCGCGAGCGAAATCGTGACCGTGCCCTTCAACGACCGCGCCGCCCTGAAACAGGCGCTCGCCGCACATGGGGACGAACTTGCGGCCATCTTGGTCGAACCCATTGTCGGCAACTTCGGCATCGTGCCGCCCGTGGACGACCGCTACCTCGCGGACGTGATCGATCTCGGCCACGAAGTGGGTGCCCTCGTCATTTTCGACGAGGTCATCACCGCGTTTCGCTTTCATTACGGGAGCGCGGCCCAACTCTACGGCGTCCATCCAGATCTGTACGCTCTGGGAAAAATCATCGGCGGCGGCCTGCCCATCGGCGCCTACGGCGGTCGCCGGGATGTGATGGAACAAGTGGCGCCTCTCGGACCGGCGTACCAAGCGGGCACCATGGCCGGCAACCCGCTCTCCATGCGCACGGGCATGGCCTGCTTGCGCGCGCTCGCCGATCCCCGCGTCTACGACGAGATGGCCAGGCGCGCAGCGTACCTCGTGGACGCTGCCGAATGCGCGGCACGTGCTTCCGGCATCGATATCGTCGTCAATCGCGTGGGCGGCGCCTTCACCATCTATTTTGGGCGCGATCCCGTCCGCGACTACGACGCGGCCACTCGAACGGACAGCCAGCGCTTCGCGCGCTTCTTCCACCTGTTGTCCGATCGCGGCATTCTCATCGCGCCATCGAAGTACGAAGCCTGGTTTGTCTCCGCGGTGCACAGCGACAAGGACGTCGAGGAGACGGCCGAAGCGCTGGAAGAGGTCTTTCACGCGCTTCGTCAAGAGGCGTAA
- a CDS encoding sodium:calcium antiporter, whose protein sequence is MTAVQMLCGLCMVLFAAELLTNAVEWLGLTLGLGEGAVGSVLAALGTALPETAVPVTALVLRGGREAEQVGIGGILGAPFLLVTLGSLMLALSAVLLRTGRARREIAVSADVFARDLVFFTIGFSLALVPAIWPARPVRLATACALVGSYVAFVAMHVRAGRQAGSAAKLKPLYLQRGDGRPHLTSVLFQLVAALALVVCGAHLLTKGVEVLSARVQLPAFLLSALIVPIATELPETLNSVVWMREGKDGLAVGNVTGAMVFQGTLVPAIGVMFTDWTFSPAAWWAAALTLAAALLLMVASRQAPHVQIWPLLLAASGYFAFPLVAFPANALSPPARLALMLVLLGLAVQSASMLVRRRAAR, encoded by the coding sequence GTGACGGCCGTTCAAATGCTCTGTGGGCTCTGTATGGTGCTGTTTGCCGCGGAGCTGTTGACGAATGCCGTGGAGTGGCTCGGACTCACGCTGGGACTCGGCGAAGGTGCCGTCGGAAGCGTGCTCGCGGCGCTTGGCACGGCGCTGCCCGAGACGGCGGTGCCCGTGACGGCTCTTGTCCTGCGCGGGGGCCGCGAGGCCGAGCAGGTCGGCATCGGGGGCATCCTGGGAGCGCCCTTCCTCCTGGTGACCCTCGGCAGCCTCATGCTCGCGCTTTCTGCCGTGCTGTTGCGGACAGGCCGAGCTCGGCGCGAAATCGCGGTGTCCGCCGACGTGTTTGCGCGCGATCTCGTCTTTTTCACCATTGGATTTTCGCTCGCGCTCGTCCCAGCCATCTGGCCTGCCCGGCCCGTCCGTTTGGCGACGGCGTGTGCGCTCGTCGGCTCGTACGTGGCGTTTGTCGCCATGCACGTGCGCGCCGGGCGACAGGCGGGATCGGCCGCGAAACTTAAGCCTCTCTATCTTCAGCGCGGCGACGGCCGGCCGCACCTGACGTCTGTTCTCTTCCAGCTCGTCGCCGCGCTTGCGCTCGTGGTGTGCGGGGCGCATCTTTTGACCAAGGGTGTCGAAGTCCTCTCCGCGCGCGTGCAGTTGCCTGCCTTTCTCCTTTCGGCGCTCATTGTGCCCATCGCCACCGAACTCCCGGAGACGTTGAACAGCGTGGTGTGGATGCGGGAGGGGAAGGATGGCCTCGCGGTGGGCAATGTCACCGGAGCCATGGTCTTTCAGGGGACGCTTGTGCCGGCCATCGGCGTGATGTTCACCGACTGGACGTTTTCGCCGGCCGCTTGGTGGGCGGCCGCCTTGACGCTTGCCGCCGCGCTCCTCTTGATGGTCGCCAGTCGCCAGGCGCCGCACGTCCAGATTTGGCCGCTCCTTCTCGCCGCTTCCGGGTATTTCGCCTTTCCCCTCGTCGCGTTTCCCGCCAACGCGCTCTCCCCTCCCGCGCGGCTTGCGTTGATGCTGGTTCTCTTGGGCCTTGCGGTGCAGAGCGCCAGCATGTTGGTCCGGCGCCGCGCCGCGCGATGA
- a CDS encoding ABC transporter permease translates to MRFYLNPLLLKEFRQRMRTIRAPLVITAYLFGMSVLTVFLLYENVQGQLYLVQPTKSQQVFALVSLLQMVVVAFLAPAFASGSVSGERERKTLAVLLTTPVGPFGILFGKLVSSSALLALLVVLTLPIYSLVFLYGGAVPVQVASVLGFQLVTIVVISAVCVLFSTIALRSTWSTVFAYGSVGLMTVIFGALGYGLKSLYEQNPIDYSALVWSHFFYALDPLYVEAALLGVVSAKPHIWVPFVEFYAVVIALLLVPSLWRLRPQWFSWLPFVSGTEKQYQ, encoded by the coding sequence GTGAGGTTTTACCTGAATCCCCTGCTTCTCAAGGAGTTTCGCCAGCGCATGCGCACCATTCGCGCTCCGCTCGTGATTACGGCGTACCTGTTTGGTATGAGCGTTCTGACCGTCTTCCTCCTGTACGAGAACGTGCAGGGACAGTTGTACCTCGTGCAGCCGACGAAGAGCCAACAGGTGTTTGCCTTGGTGAGCCTGTTGCAGATGGTCGTGGTGGCCTTCCTGGCTCCGGCGTTTGCGTCGGGATCGGTCAGTGGCGAGCGCGAGCGAAAGACGCTCGCCGTGCTGTTGACGACGCCGGTCGGGCCGTTTGGGATTTTGTTCGGGAAGCTCGTCTCGTCGAGCGCGCTCTTGGCCCTGCTCGTGGTTCTGACCTTGCCCATCTACAGCCTTGTCTTCTTGTACGGCGGCGCCGTACCCGTGCAGGTCGCGTCGGTGCTCGGTTTTCAGCTCGTGACGATCGTCGTCATCTCGGCGGTCTGCGTGCTGTTTTCGACCATCGCGCTGCGCTCCACGTGGAGCACGGTCTTCGCGTATGGGAGCGTGGGGCTGATGACCGTGATTTTCGGGGCGCTTGGTTACGGGCTCAAGTCCCTGTACGAGCAGAATCCCATCGACTATTCGGCCCTCGTCTGGTCGCACTTCTTTTACGCGCTCGATCCGCTTTACGTCGAGGCGGCCTTGCTGGGCGTCGTATCTGCCAAGCCGCACATCTGGGTTCCGTTTGTCGAGTTTTATGCCGTCGTGATCGCCCTGCTGTTGGTGCCGAGCCTGTGGCGCCTGCGCCCGCAGTGGTTCTCTTGGCTGCCGTTTGTCAGCGGTACGGAGAAGCAGTATCAATGA
- a CDS encoding ABC transporter ATP-binding protein yields the protein MILTQNLSKRYGKTLAVNNLNLNVERGVIFGLVGENGAGKTTALSMLATLTLPTSGRAYIGGHEVTREPQAVRRAIGYMPDSFGVYDDLTVMEYLRFFAQCYGVDRRTISRRAEELLERVRLADKRDVYVNNLSRGMQQRLEVARCLMHDPSVLILDEPASGLDPKSRLEMRSVLAGLRDLGKTVIISTHILNELAEVADEVGILLRGELVAVAAVQVMVQHSSAYRTLVIDGRDLGDGFVRALFRDPHVAEVRPLASGWEVLYAGTLAQQAELLSRLVADGFTITQFREQPTDIEQLFLRLAAIQEGVMS from the coding sequence GTGATTCTCACGCAGAATCTGAGCAAGCGGTATGGGAAGACGCTCGCGGTCAACAACCTCAATCTGAACGTGGAGCGCGGGGTGATTTTCGGGCTTGTCGGGGAAAATGGCGCGGGCAAGACCACGGCCCTGTCGATGCTGGCCACCTTGACGCTGCCCACCTCTGGGCGCGCGTACATCGGCGGGCACGAGGTGACGCGCGAACCCCAGGCGGTGCGCAGGGCAATTGGCTATATGCCCGATTCCTTCGGCGTCTATGACGACCTGACCGTGATGGAGTACCTGCGCTTCTTTGCGCAGTGCTATGGCGTCGATCGGCGGACCATCTCGCGCCGCGCGGAGGAGCTGTTGGAGCGCGTGCGCCTCGCGGACAAGCGCGACGTGTACGTCAACAACCTCTCGCGCGGCATGCAGCAGCGGCTCGAAGTGGCGCGGTGCCTGATGCACGATCCGAGCGTGCTCATTTTGGACGAGCCGGCAAGCGGTCTGGACCCGAAGTCTCGCCTGGAAATGCGTTCGGTGCTCGCGGGACTGCGCGATCTCGGCAAGACGGTGATCATCAGCACACACATCCTGAACGAGCTCGCCGAGGTGGCTGACGAGGTAGGCATTCTCTTGCGCGGCGAACTGGTGGCGGTCGCCGCCGTTCAAGTCATGGTCCAGCACTCGAGCGCCTACCGCACCCTGGTGATTGACGGGCGCGATCTCGGCGATGGCTTCGTCCGCGCTCTCTTTCGCGATCCGCACGTCGCGGAGGTGCGCCCGCTCGCGAGCGGATGGGAAGTCTTGTATGCGGGGACCCTGGCTCAGCAGGCGGAGCTTTTGAGCCGGCTCGTCGCGGACGGGTTTACCATCACGCAATTTCGTGAGCAGCCGACAGATATCGAACAGCTCTTCCTGCGGCTCGCCGCGATTCAGGAGGGGGTGATGTCGTGA